One window from the genome of Lynx canadensis isolate LIC74 chromosome E3, mLynCan4.pri.v2, whole genome shotgun sequence encodes:
- the SOX8 gene encoding transcription factor SOX-8, which translates to MLDMSEARAQPPCSPSGTASSMSHVEDSDSDAPPSPAGSEGLGRAVGAGGGGRGDAAEAADERFPACIRDAVSQVLKGYDWSLVPMPVRGGGGGALKAKPHVKRPMNAFMVWAQAARRKLADQYPHLHNAELSKTLGKLWRLLSESEKRPFVEEAERLRVQHKKDHPDYKYQPRRRKSVKAGQGDSDSGAELGPHPSGAVYKADAGLGDAHHHGDHTGQTHGPPTPPTTPKTDLHHGGKPELKPEGRRLADSGRQNIDFSNVDISELSSEVIGNMDTFDVHEFDQYLPLNGHSALPAEPGQPAAGSYGGASYSHSGAAGLGASPVWAHKGAPSASASPTETGPPRPHIKTEQLSPSHYGDQSHGSPGRADYGSYSGQASVTTAAPAAAASSFASSQCDYADLQAPSYYSPYPGCPSSLYQCPYFHPSRRPYASPLLSGLSVPPAHSPPGNWDQPVYTTLSRP; encoded by the exons ATGCTGGACATGAGCGAGGCCCGTGCCCAGCCGCCCTGCAGCCCGTCCGGCACCGCCAGCTCCATGTCGCACGTGGAGGACTCGGACTCCGATGCGCCGCCGTCGCCTGCCGGTTCCGAGGGCCTGGGCCGCGCGGTGGGCGCGGGGGGCGGCGGCCGGGGCGACGCGGCCGAGGCGGCGGACGAACGCTTCCCGGCCTGCATCCGCGACGCCGTGTCGCAGGTGCTCAAGGGCTACGACTGGAGCCTGGTGCCCATGCCGGTgcgcggcggtggcggcggcgcgCTGAAGGCCAAGCCTCACGTGAAGCGGCCCATGAACGCATTCATGGTGTGGGCGCAGGCGGCGCGCCGCAAGCTGGCCGATCAGTACCCGCACCTGCACAACGCGGAGCTCAGCAAGACGCTGGGCAAGCTGTGGCG CTTGCTGAGCGAAAGCGAGAAGCGCCCCTTCGTGGAGGAGGCGGAGCGGCTACGGGTCCAGCACAAGAAGGACCATCCGGATTACAAGTACCAGCCGCGCCGCAGGAAGAGCGTGAAAGCAGGCCAGGGCGACTCTGACTCCGGAGCCGAGCTGGGCCCCCACCCCAGCGGTGCCGTGTACAAGGCGGACGCGGGCCTCGGTGACGCGCACCACCACGGCGACCACACAG GGCAGACCCACGGGCCGCCCACCCCGCCCACCACCCCCAAGACGGACCTGCACCACGGGGGCAAGCCGGAGCTGAAGCCGGAAGGCCGCCGTCTGGCAGACAGCGGGCGCCAGAACATCGACTTCAGCAACGTGGACATCTCAGAGCTGAGCAGCGAGGTCATCGGCAACATGGACACCTTCGACGTGCACGAGTTCGACCAGTACCTGCCCCTCAACGGCCACTCGGCCCTGCCCGCGGAGCCCGGCCAGCCAGCCGCCGGCTCCTACGGGGGCGCCTCCTACTCACACTCGGGGGCAGCCGGCCTCGGGGCGTCCCCTGTGTGGGCCCACAAGGGAGCCCCGTCGGCCTCGGCGTCGCCCACCGAGACGGGCCCCCCGCGGCCGCACATCAAGACGGAGCAGCTGAGCCCCAGCCACTACGGCGACCAGTCGCACGGTTCCCCGGGCCGCGCCGACTACGGCTCCTACAGTGGCCAGGCCAGCGTCACCACGGCGGCCCCGGCCGCGGCCGCCAGCTCCTTCGCCAGCTCGCAGTGCGACTACGCCGACCTGCAGGCCCCCAGCTACTACAGCCCGTACCCCGGCTGCCCGTCCAGCCTCTACCAGTGCCCCTACTTCCACCCTTCCCGTCGGCCCTACGCCTCGCCCCTGCTCAGCGGCCTCTCCGTGCCGCCCGCCCACAGCCCGCCCGGCAACTGGGACCAGCCTGTGTATACTACCCTGAGCAGACCCTGA